Proteins co-encoded in one Desulfoplanes formicivorans genomic window:
- a CDS encoding 4Fe-4S dicluster domain-containing protein: MPKAFLVDLSRCTACRGCQIACKQWHKLPAEKTKNMGSYQNPQDLSFVTYKLVRYTEREMDDGVKWLFFPEQCRHCIDPPCKGMADDYDERAIIQDADTGAVIFTEFSRKIDDLSPEELCPYNIPRRDPVTGIWGKCDMCLDRVQNGLLPACVQSCPTGTMHFGERDEMLELAEKRLAELKKTYPDAQLMDPDDVSTIYLSIYPPSWYYEFATASVTRPKTMTRAQALAKIFPGLKRRVG; encoded by the coding sequence ATGCCTAAAGCATTTCTTGTAGACCTCTCTCGGTGCACGGCGTGTCGGGGTTGCCAGATCGCCTGCAAACAGTGGCACAAACTTCCGGCAGAAAAAACAAAGAACATGGGAAGTTATCAGAATCCCCAGGATCTGTCTTTTGTGACCTATAAACTGGTGCGGTACACGGAACGGGAAATGGATGACGGGGTCAAATGGCTCTTCTTTCCCGAGCAGTGCCGTCACTGCATTGATCCGCCCTGCAAGGGCATGGCCGATGATTATGACGAGCGTGCCATCATCCAGGATGCGGATACCGGGGCGGTTATCTTCACGGAGTTTTCCAGGAAGATCGACGACTTGAGCCCCGAGGAACTGTGTCCGTACAACATCCCCAGGCGTGATCCCGTCACCGGTATATGGGGCAAGTGCGACATGTGTCTGGATCGGGTGCAGAACGGTTTGCTGCCCGCATGTGTCCAGTCCTGTCCCACCGGAACCATGCACTTTGGCGAGCGGGACGAGATGCTTGAACTGGCTGAAAAACGGCTGGCTGAATTGAAAAAAACGTATCCTGATGCCCAGCTCATGGACCCCGATGATGTGAGCACGATCTATCTGTCCATCTATCCTCCGTCCTGGTATTACGAGTTTGCAACGGCTTCGGTTACGCGTCCCAAAACCATGACCAGGGCCCAGGCCCTGGCCAAAATCTTCCCGGGCCTCAAGCGCCGGGTTGGATAA
- the fdnG gene encoding formate dehydrogenase-N subunit alpha has translation MKRRAFLKFSAMAGTVMALGGLGISLKPTMARAQLLKLRWAKETTSICCYCAVGCGLLVHTAKDGQNRAINVEGNPDHPINEGSLCAKGASIWQLTENDSRVLQPMYRAPFSDKWEAVSWDWALDQIADRVKKTRDATFSLKNAKGEVVNRCDGIANVGSAAMDNEECWVYQAFLRSLGLVWIEHQARIUHSATVAALAESFGRGAMTNHWIDLKNSDVILVMGSNAASNHPISFKWVNKAKENGAKLISVDPRFTQTSTQADIYAPLRGGTDIAFLGGMIKYILDNNLYFREYMVNYTNASFIVSKKFEFKDGLFSGYKENEPGSAYRGKYDKSYWAFERDKDGNPKKDPSLSNSRCVFQLLKKHYSRYTLDKVSDVTGTPKDKLLEVYKTYAATGKPDKSATIMYAMGWTQHTVGVQNIRCMAMIQLLLGNIGVAGGGVNALRGESNVQGSTDHCLLWHILPGYLQVPKSNLPTLKAYNEAYTPHSNDPKSANWWQNYPKYSVSLLRAMYPNTDHNLSYTWLPKADTGKTYTWLQLFDAMDKGEFKGFFAWGQNPACSGANSNKTRRAMTRLDWMVNVNIFDNETGSFWRGPGMNPKEIKTEVFFLPCCTSIEKEGSITNSGRWMQWRTAGPKPLGLTKSDGHIICELAQKIKDKYRKEGGLFSDPILNLDIAAWQDGHGFSAENTAKLINGYFLKDTTIKGKTYKKGTLVPSFAFLQDDGSTNSGNWLYCNSFTEKGNMAARMDKTQTPAQARIGLYPNWAWCWPVNRRIIYNRASVDLNGKPYAPEKAVIAWNAAAKKWEGDVPDGGWAPGTKYAFIMRKEGFGQIFGPGRADGPFPEHYEPMECPVDKNPFSKRLRSPVAMQFSVEEKAVCDPRYPFVCSTYRVTEHWQTGLMTRHTPWLLEAQPQMFCEMSKELAKLRGIKNGDKVILESVRGKLWAVALVTARFKPFKVMGSTVHQVGVPWHFGWQFPEDGSGGDAANLLTPSVGDPNTGIPETKAFMVNVRKAKEGELNA, from the coding sequence ATGAAACGAAGAGCGTTCCTCAAGTTTTCGGCGATGGCCGGAACAGTCATGGCGCTGGGAGGTTTGGGCATCAGTCTCAAGCCGACGATGGCCAGGGCGCAGCTTCTGAAACTTCGCTGGGCCAAGGAAACCACGTCCATCTGCTGTTATTGTGCAGTGGGTTGCGGGCTTCTGGTCCATACGGCCAAGGACGGGCAGAACAGGGCCATCAATGTTGAAGGAAATCCGGATCATCCCATCAACGAAGGTTCGCTGTGCGCCAAGGGTGCCTCCATCTGGCAGCTTACGGAAAACGATTCCCGTGTCCTGCAGCCCATGTACAGGGCGCCTTTCAGCGACAAGTGGGAAGCGGTTTCCTGGGATTGGGCCCTGGACCAGATCGCGGATCGGGTCAAGAAGACCAGGGACGCGACCTTCAGCCTGAAGAACGCCAAGGGAGAAGTGGTCAACCGGTGTGACGGCATTGCCAATGTCGGGTCGGCGGCCATGGATAATGAGGAGTGCTGGGTGTATCAGGCATTCTTGCGATCATTGGGCCTGGTCTGGATCGAGCACCAGGCGCGGATCTGACACAGCGCAACTGTTGCGGCTCTGGCAGAGTCGTTCGGACGCGGTGCAATGACCAATCACTGGATCGACCTCAAGAACAGTGACGTCATTCTGGTCATGGGAAGCAATGCGGCATCCAACCATCCCATCTCTTTCAAGTGGGTCAACAAGGCCAAGGAAAACGGGGCCAAGCTCATAAGTGTTGATCCCCGGTTCACCCAGACATCCACCCAGGCGGACATCTATGCCCCCCTTCGCGGCGGCACGGACATCGCCTTTCTCGGCGGCATGATCAAGTACATCCTGGATAACAACCTGTATTTCAGGGAGTACATGGTCAACTACACCAATGCCTCGTTTATTGTCAGCAAGAAATTCGAATTCAAGGACGGGTTGTTTTCCGGGTACAAGGAAAACGAGCCCGGGAGCGCCTATCGCGGCAAGTATGACAAGTCCTACTGGGCCTTTGAACGGGACAAGGACGGCAATCCCAAGAAGGACCCGAGTCTTTCCAACAGCCGGTGCGTGTTCCAGCTGCTCAAGAAGCACTACTCCAGGTACACCCTTGACAAGGTGTCCGATGTCACCGGAACCCCCAAGGACAAACTTCTTGAGGTCTACAAGACCTATGCGGCCACGGGCAAACCCGACAAGTCCGCAACCATCATGTACGCCATGGGCTGGACCCAGCATACCGTGGGTGTCCAGAACATCCGCTGCATGGCTATGATCCAGCTTTTGCTGGGCAATATTGGTGTGGCCGGGGGCGGCGTCAATGCCCTGCGCGGCGAGTCCAATGTTCAGGGTTCCACGGACCATTGCCTGCTCTGGCACATTCTGCCGGGGTATCTCCAGGTTCCCAAGTCCAACCTGCCCACCCTCAAGGCGTATAATGAGGCCTACACCCCCCACAGCAACGATCCCAAGAGTGCCAACTGGTGGCAGAATTATCCCAAATATTCGGTCAGTCTGTTGCGGGCCATGTATCCCAACACCGATCACAACCTCTCCTATACCTGGTTGCCCAAGGCGGATACGGGCAAAACCTATACCTGGCTGCAGCTTTTTGATGCCATGGACAAGGGAGAGTTCAAGGGCTTTTTTGCCTGGGGTCAGAACCCCGCGTGTAGCGGTGCCAACTCCAACAAGACCCGACGGGCCATGACCAGGCTGGACTGGATGGTCAATGTGAACATCTTTGACAACGAGACCGGTTCCTTTTGGCGCGGTCCGGGCATGAACCCCAAGGAGATCAAGACCGAGGTCTTTTTTCTGCCCTGCTGCACCTCCATTGAAAAGGAAGGTTCCATTACCAATTCCGGGCGGTGGATGCAGTGGCGTACGGCCGGTCCCAAACCCCTGGGGCTGACCAAATCCGACGGTCACATCATTTGCGAGCTGGCCCAGAAGATCAAAGACAAGTACAGAAAAGAAGGTGGTCTGTTTTCGGATCCCATTTTGAACCTGGATATTGCCGCCTGGCAGGATGGACACGGGTTCAGCGCCGAGAACACGGCCAAGCTGATCAACGGGTATTTTCTCAAGGACACCACCATCAAGGGCAAAACCTACAAGAAGGGAACCCTGGTTCCCAGTTTTGCCTTTCTCCAGGACGACGGTTCCACCAATTCCGGAAACTGGCTGTACTGCAATTCCTTTACGGAAAAGGGGAACATGGCCGCCCGCATGGACAAGACCCAGACACCGGCCCAGGCCAGGATCGGGCTCTATCCCAATTGGGCATGGTGCTGGCCTGTCAACCGGCGGATCATCTACAACCGGGCCTCGGTGGATCTCAACGGCAAGCCGTATGCGCCTGAAAAAGCGGTCATTGCCTGGAATGCCGCTGCCAAGAAGTGGGAAGGTGATGTTCCCGATGGCGGCTGGGCTCCGGGAACCAAGTACGCGTTCATCATGCGCAAGGAAGGGTTCGGCCAGATCTTTGGTCCGGGCCGGGCAGATGGACCTTTTCCCGAGCATTACGAGCCCATGGAATGCCCCGTGGACAAGAATCCCTTTTCCAAGCGATTGCGCAGTCCTGTTGCCATGCAGTTCTCTGTTGAAGAGAAAGCCGTTTGCGATCCCCGGTATCCCTTTGTCTGCAGCACCTACCGGGTCACGGAACACTGGCAGACAGGTCTCATGACCCGGCATACGCCGTGGTTGCTGGAAGCCCAGCCTCAGATGTTCTGCGAAATGAGCAAGGAGCTGGCCAAGCTGCGGGGCATCAAGAACGGCGACAAGGTCATCCTTGAAAGCGTTCGCGGCAAGCTGTGGGCTGTTGCCCTTGTCACTGCCCGGTTCAAGCCCTTCAAGGTCATGGGCTCCACCGTGCATCAGGTGGGCGTTCCCTGGCATTTTGGCTGGCAGTTCCCCGAGGATGGAAGCGGTGGCGATGCCGCCAACCTGCTTACTCCGTCCGTAGGTGATCCCAACACCGGAATCCCGGAAACCAAGGCGTTCATGGTCAACGTCCGCAAAGCAAAGGAGGGCGAGCTCAATGCCTAA
- a CDS encoding ABC transporter ATP-binding protein, translated as MADESAPVIEVRNLTMGFDQLILLEQASFTVQRGEICAILGGSGCGKSTLLKHLIGLHRPMGGKIFIQGVPMDPMDEDGYRNLLQSFGVMYQGGALLGSMTLVQNVALPIEAYTDLPEESVRDLACLKLAQVGLQGFEDHLPMEISGGMKKRAAIARAMALDPAMLFLDEPSAGLDPVTSAELDELILEINKNLGTTVVLVSHELASIFAIAHRTIMLDKNTRSIIADGDPRFLRDHSPNPLVQQFFNRQPPKR; from the coding sequence ATGGCAGACGAATCGGCTCCGGTCATTGAGGTCCGCAACCTGACCATGGGCTTTGACCAGCTGATCCTGCTTGAACAGGCCAGCTTTACGGTTCAGCGCGGCGAGATCTGTGCCATTCTTGGAGGAAGCGGATGCGGCAAATCCACGCTGCTCAAACATTTGATCGGCTTGCACCGCCCCATGGGCGGGAAAATCTTTATTCAGGGTGTGCCCATGGATCCCATGGATGAAGACGGATACCGCAACCTCCTGCAATCCTTTGGAGTGATGTACCAGGGCGGCGCCCTGCTCGGATCCATGACCCTGGTCCAAAACGTGGCCCTGCCCATTGAGGCGTACACGGATCTTCCCGAGGAATCGGTGCGTGATCTGGCGTGCCTGAAACTTGCCCAAGTGGGCCTGCAGGGATTTGAAGATCACCTGCCCATGGAAATCAGCGGCGGCATGAAGAAACGGGCGGCCATTGCCCGGGCCATGGCCCTTGATCCGGCCATGCTCTTTCTGGATGAGCCCTCGGCCGGGCTTGATCCCGTTACCTCGGCCGAACTGGACGAGCTCATCCTGGAGATCAACAAGAACCTGGGCACCACCGTGGTCCTTGTTTCCCATGAGCTTGCGTCCATCTTTGCCATTGCCCACCGAACCATCATGCTGGACAAAAACACCCGGTCCATCATTGCTGACGGCGATCCGCGCTTCCTGCGCGACCACAGCCCCAACCCGCTGGTACAGCAATTTTTCAACCGCCAACCCCCAAAGCGGTAA
- a CDS encoding ABC-type transport auxiliary lipoprotein family protein, giving the protein MRSFLPVAICLLSVSLTLCSCLPPRHHIPPVHYYTLEYDPPEGQTNATVPAIIEVARFSIAPDYATLRMVFKDGPYRRSEYAYHRWHADPADLVTSFLRRDCNRSGVFLAVNDPGMVHAPTHSISGSVDAFYERDKAATWEAVLELTVTLSKADEPDVSRRILLQRSYTSVRTCQTRTPEGVAQAMSLAMQEISRRIRSDVAAAILAE; this is encoded by the coding sequence ATGAGATCTTTCCTTCCCGTTGCCATCTGCCTGTTAAGTGTCAGTCTGACCCTTTGCAGCTGTCTGCCTCCAAGACACCACATTCCCCCTGTCCACTACTACACCCTGGAATATGATCCGCCCGAGGGTCAAACAAACGCAACCGTACCGGCCATTATCGAAGTTGCCCGTTTCAGCATTGCACCGGACTACGCAACGTTGCGCATGGTGTTCAAGGACGGCCCCTATAGGCGTAGCGAATATGCCTACCACCGCTGGCACGCTGATCCGGCCGATCTGGTCACCTCGTTTTTGCGCAGGGATTGCAACCGATCGGGTGTTTTTCTAGCCGTGAACGACCCGGGCATGGTCCATGCGCCCACCCATAGTATCAGCGGAAGCGTGGATGCCTTTTACGAGCGGGACAAGGCCGCGACCTGGGAAGCCGTACTGGAACTGACCGTGACCCTGTCAAAAGCCGATGAGCCGGATGTGAGCAGGCGTATTCTCTTGCAGCGCTCCTACACCAGCGTCAGGACCTGCCAGACCAGAACTCCGGAGGGCGTGGCCCAGGCCATGAGCCTGGCCATGCAGGAAATCTCCCGCCGGATACGTAGTGACGTGGCTGCCGCAATCCTTGCAGAATAA
- a CDS encoding MlaD family protein, with amino-acid sequence MATARTKFSVGLFVVAGLTLSVVVIIALGVTKFLDRGTTYVTFFDESVQGLGIDSPVKYRGVPIGRVRSIQVAPDSRLIQVIMDIDKGVTIPPDSQAQLSAVGITGSMFVNIDLRDPSRPAQSPSVDFPTEYPVIPSIPSNIAQIMNSLSVLYHRLLEVDLKGIADRVKISLDNFNTALDGLALPELSQDIRTTLKGITALTQHPGWETAMTSTTNATRAFEAVMHQTGTVLAQASALIARTDQMIAQNQPTLNATLHQLHQTVQQTSILVTQGTAMIEGSRDNLGVMQKHLVLTLRNLDKASQGLNRLLEELIDQPSRLISSPPPPPRRLP; translated from the coding sequence ATGGCCACAGCCAGAACCAAATTTTCCGTAGGACTCTTTGTTGTTGCCGGCCTCACCCTGAGCGTGGTGGTCATTATCGCTCTGGGCGTGACCAAATTTCTGGATCGGGGCACAACCTATGTGACCTTTTTTGATGAATCCGTACAGGGACTGGGTATCGACTCCCCTGTAAAATACCGGGGCGTTCCCATTGGCCGGGTCAGGTCCATCCAGGTGGCCCCGGATTCCCGTCTCATCCAGGTGATCATGGACATTGACAAGGGCGTGACCATTCCGCCCGATTCCCAGGCCCAACTCAGTGCCGTGGGAATCACCGGCAGCATGTTCGTCAATATTGACCTCAGGGATCCGTCCCGGCCTGCGCAATCCCCCTCCGTTGATTTTCCCACCGAGTATCCTGTTATCCCATCCATCCCGTCGAACATCGCCCAGATCATGAACAGTCTGTCCGTGCTCTACCACCGGCTTCTGGAAGTTGATCTCAAGGGCATTGCCGACCGGGTCAAGATCAGCCTGGACAACTTCAATACCGCCCTGGATGGCTTGGCCCTGCCCGAGCTTTCCCAGGACATCCGTACAACCCTTAAGGGCATCACGGCCCTGACCCAGCATCCAGGCTGGGAAACCGCCATGACCTCAACCACCAATGCCACCAGGGCGTTTGAGGCCGTCATGCACCAAACCGGAACCGTCCTTGCGCAGGCCTCAGCCCTTATTGCACGGACCGATCAGATGATCGCCCAGAACCAGCCCACCCTCAACGCCACCCTGCACCAGCTTCACCAGACCGTGCAGCAGACCTCCATCCTCGTGACCCAGGGAACCGCCATGATCGAGGGAAGCCGGGACAATCTCGGGGTCATGCAAAAGCACCTCGTGCTCACCCTGCGCAATCTGGACAAGGCCAGTCAGGGGCTCAACCGTTTGCTGGAAGAGCTCATCGATCAGCCCTCCAGGCTCATCTCCAGTCCGCCGCCTCCGCCCCGTCGCCTTCCCTGA
- a CDS encoding ABC transporter permease, which yields MSQPVFSSVPPDFHVAVHGRTVRVTLRGPVDKSTGSALIEALSRADLPKNASLHVDLQKVSRMDDFGTLVLLHLARQSSSPIRFEHVPPDLTRFVDMARTMGKASSSRPPCRPACWLERLGDTTLNMLHDSRNMLIFVGDVLLSLISVLRSPSRLRGDDTLIHMQRVGADALPIVALISFLLGLIMAFMSAVQLEQFGANIYVASLVSLSMVRELGPIMTAIIVAGRSGSAFAAEIGSMRVAEEIDALTTMGFDITAFLVLPRLLATLVVQPLLTLFSDFFAIAGGLVVGVTLLDLTTHGYMVQTINTISMSDVLWSVLKTMLFALLIAGTGCFRGFQVRGGADSVGRATTSSVVTSIFLIILADSILAVIQRYWG from the coding sequence ATGAGCCAGCCTGTTTTTTCTTCCGTCCCACCGGATTTCCATGTTGCCGTACACGGCCGGACCGTTCGGGTGACACTGCGCGGCCCGGTTGACAAATCCACGGGCAGCGCCCTCATTGAGGCCCTATCCAGGGCTGATCTGCCCAAGAACGCATCCTTGCACGTGGATCTGCAGAAAGTCTCCCGCATGGATGATTTTGGCACCCTGGTTCTCCTGCACCTGGCGCGACAAAGCTCCTCTCCCATACGCTTCGAACATGTTCCCCCAGACCTGACCCGGTTCGTGGACATGGCCCGCACCATGGGCAAGGCCTCATCCTCCCGGCCGCCATGCCGCCCTGCCTGCTGGCTGGAACGCCTCGGCGACACCACCCTGAATATGCTCCACGATTCCCGCAACATGCTCATCTTTGTGGGCGACGTGCTCCTGTCCCTGATCTCGGTGCTGCGTTCTCCGTCCAGACTCCGCGGGGACGACACCCTCATCCACATGCAGCGGGTGGGTGCCGACGCCCTGCCCATTGTCGCCCTGATCAGCTTTTTGCTCGGACTGATCATGGCCTTCATGTCCGCTGTTCAGCTGGAACAATTCGGGGCCAACATCTATGTAGCCTCTCTGGTCAGTTTGTCCATGGTCCGCGAACTGGGCCCCATCATGACCGCCATCATTGTGGCCGGCCGATCGGGATCAGCCTTTGCCGCAGAAATCGGCAGCATGCGCGTTGCCGAGGAGATCGACGCCCTGACCACCATGGGCTTTGACATCACGGCCTTTCTTGTTCTGCCGCGACTTCTGGCCACCCTTGTGGTCCAGCCCTTGCTGACGTTGTTTTCGGATTTTTTTGCCATTGCCGGCGGCCTGGTGGTGGGCGTGACCCTGCTGGATCTGACCACCCACGGCTACATGGTGCAGACCATCAACACCATTTCCATGAGCGATGTGCTCTGGAGCGTGCTCAAAACCATGCTCTTTGCCCTGCTCATCGCCGGAACAGGCTGTTTTCGGGGATTTCAGGTTCGTGGCGGGGCCGATAGTGTGGGACGGGCCACCACCTCGTCCGTTGTCACGTCCATCTTCCTGATCATCCTGGCCGATTCCATTCTGGCCGTTATCCAACGGTATTGGGGGTAG